The following proteins are co-located in the Saccharomycodes ludwigii strain NBRC 1722 chromosome V, whole genome shotgun sequence genome:
- the STE20 gene encoding mitogen-activated protein kinase kinase kinase kinase STE20 (similar to Saccharomyces cerevisiae YHL007C | STE20 | STErile) has protein sequence MSYNNNKSQEELGLPRATASLNVKGLKHSQNNSNLNSTSVQLAYKTMDPGRQTAANDNNDILVDEPKSNSNSAISVNNVSSGSSGKIVHSSNNKNNKNSRTSKISASLDEPIQFTRVSSSSLLSSSSYDSELDDTPEILNRNGNKQLRQSVDSNNLSFLPINNSNTNVAFNITEQSTIIETNRSSIEGSLRTSNKNNIPNNQFDQETEADGINVDFLVETLDGLNEVTSPLDEDDCSIKQRISTPEKKSGNNTTKNKNSTFYDSPLNEILSSSESFNGLDNTTTNHSKDSFKRKKEKLTNKDVLAEKSGRNSTSSRSSGGKNPKTTSSAYNHSPTTILTKTPLVNQSSGFRKSCQEFNGHQNPNLTPTPKNGISPSTYFRSTSSPSPFNSVRKNSTNGGNSNNINHNSSRQVSSSSVSSSLNSPSSKSNSFNTSFGTLNNSNSSSNNNNNNNNNNSSSSRKSSHSKKNSIINNTSNINNGSMGSGINSTSSKVKGVFSSFVSNMKRNSGSNNSSNNSSYNGSNNNNNSNNSNNNSQNGGNNEKRRGSGLKISGPYNAKHVHHVGVDDKTGEYTGLPDEWERLLTSSGITKKEQEQNPQAVMDIVKFYQDVTENSGDDKVIKTFDVNHIGTKTQDKIPTAKPLYSKKATNGTFENKLKTPEHKTFKTSSPLKSTLLQQQQNHSSSSPSLLKNEESISMHSSKFIPSRPAPKPPSSAHPPASVTSPLTNIPKMSTRSSSSNQLVDLISVSRNGSLKQTSGSYDTRLDIPGTGSNISPINNNHNILPPKVENTITELKELKLVQEHKKVFSDQRLVTPESSPSKPATDGSTITPKVVQELKQQKHLTPPIPKVDATTLLSVNEQDAILAAKREAKAKSAERKRRQKEKKDKEVYSKLLDICSDGDPSTMYKGLIKVGQGASGGVYTAYEVGTNASVAIKQMNLEKQPKKDLIINEIIVMKQSKHGNIVNFIDSYLLKGELWVIMEYMEGGSLTDVVTHCILTEGQIGAVSRETLKGLEFLHSKGVIHRDIKSDNILLSMNGDIKLTDFGFCAQINESNLKRTTMVGTPYWMAPEVVSRKEYGPKVDIWSLGIMIIEMIDGEPPYLNETPLRALYLIATNGTPKLKDPESISQDLTAFLGWCLQVDPEKRATAGELLNDLFITDKADNNKSLAPLVKLARMKKIQETLDDDETEN, from the coding sequence ATGAgctataataacaacaaaagcCAAGAGGAATTAGGACTTCCTCGTGCTACAGCCAGTTTAAATGTTAAAGGTCTGAAACATAgtcaaaataatagtaatttaAATTCTACATCAGTACAGCTTGCTTACAAAACTATGGATCCAGGGAGACAAACAGCCGCTAACGATAACAATGATATATTGGTTGACGAACCTAAAAGTAACAGTAATAGTGCTATTAGTGTTAATAATGTATCCAGTGGAAGTTCCGGTAAGATTGTTCAtagtagtaacaataaaaacaataaaaatagtagGACTAGTAAAATCAGTGCATCCCTAGACGAGCCGATTCAATTTACAAGGGTTTCCTCATCTTCTCTATTAAGTTCAAGTTCTTATGATTCTGAACTTGATGATACTCCTGAAATTTTGAATAGGAATGGTAACAAGCAACTTAGACAAAGTGTAGATAGTAACAACCTGTCGTTTTTGCCAAtcaacaatagtaatactaATGTTGCGTTTAACATCACGGAACaatcaacaataatagaaaCGAATAGATCGTCTATAGAGGGATCCTTAAGAACATCAAATAAGAACAATATTCCCAACAATCAGTTTGATCAGGAAACAGAAGCTGATGGAATAAATGTGGATTTTCTTGTTGAAACTTTGGATGGTTTAAATGAAGTTACTAGTCCCCTTGATGAGGATGATTGTTCCATCAAACAACGAATAAGCACACCGGAAAAGAAATCGGGAAATAATACCACTAAAAACAAGAACTCAACTTTCTATGACTCGCCATTAAATGAAATTTTATCGTCAAGTGAAAGTTTTAATGGGCTGGATAATACCACTACCAATCACTCTAAAGACTCttttaaaaggaaaaaggagaaGCTCACTAATAAAGATGTTTTGGCCGAAAAAAGTGGCAGGAATAGTACAAGTAGTAGATCTAGTGGCGGAAAGAACCCTAAGACAACTTCCTCGGCATATAATCATTCACCCACAACAATACTAACGAAAACCCCGTTAGTAAATCAGAGTTCCGGGTTTAGGAAGAGCTGTCAAGAGTTCAATGGTCATCAGAATCCGAATTTAACCCCAACGCCTAAAAATGGAATTTCTCCGTCTACGTATTTTAGATCTACTTCTTCGCCATCTCCGTTCAATTCTGTGAGAAAAAACAGTACTAACGGTGgaaattcaaataatattaaccaCAATTCATCAAGGCAGGTTTCCTCTTCATCtgtttcttcttctttgaaTAGTCCTTCTTCAAAGTCCAATTCATTTAACACGAGCTTTGGGACTTtgaataatagcaatagtagtagtaataataataataataataataataataatagtagtagtagtaggAAAAGCAGtcatagtaaaaaaaatagtattataaacaacaccagtaatataaataatggAAGTATGGGTAGTGGCATTAATTCAACAAGTAGCAAAGTTAAGGGCGTTTTTAGTTCTTTTGTCAGTAACATGAAAAGAAATTCaggtagtaataatagtagtaataatagtagttaCAATggtagcaataataataataatagtaataatagtaataataattcacaGAATGGCGGCAATAATGAGAAACGAAGAGGTAGCGGATTAAAGATATCTGGACCTTATAATGCCAAGCATGTTCACCATGTTGGTGTTGATGACAAAACAGGGGAATACACAGGCTTACCTGATGAATGGGAAAGACTCTTAACATCTAGTGGTATTACTAAGAAAGAACAAGAGCAAAATCCTCAGGCAGTAATGGATATTGTTAAATTCTACCAAGATGTTACAGAAAATAGCGGCGATGACaaagttattaaaacatttgatGTAAATCATATTGGTACTAAAACCCAAGATAAAATCCCTACCGCAAAACCATTATATTCGAAGAAAGCTACCAACGGTACATTTGAGAATAAACTAAAAACCCCCGAGCACAAGACATTTAAAACTTCATCGCCATTAAAATCTACATTATTGCAGCAACAACAGAATCATTCTAGTTCATCCCCTTCTCTGttgaaaaatgaagaaagtATTAGTATGCACAGTAGTAAATTTATTCCATCCAGACCCGCACCAAAGCCACCATCTAGCGCACATCCTCCAGCTTCAGTTACATCTCCGTTAACCAATATCCCCAAAATGTCAACCCGTTCAAGCTCCTCAAATCAGCTAGTAGATTTGATTAGTGTTTCAAGAAATGGCAGTCTGAAGCAAACCTCCGGCTCCTATGATACGAGACTAGATATACCTGGTACCGGTTCAAACATATCGCCCATAaacaataatcataatattcTACCTCCTAAGGTTGAGAACACCATTACAGAGCTAAAAGAGTTGAAACTCGTCCAAGAACATAAAAAGGTATTTTCTGATCAACGATTAGTCACTCCAGAAAGTTCGCCTTCAAAGCCAGCGACTGACGGCTCTACTATTACGCCAAAAGTTGTACAAGAACTCAAGCAACAAAAACACTTAACGCCACCTATTCCAAAAGTTGATGCCACTACATTGTTATCTGTAAATGAACAAGATGCTATATTAGCTGCTAAAAGGGAAGCCAAGGCAAAATCTGcggaaagaaagagaagacagaaagaaaagaaggatAAAGAAGTGTATTCCAAATTACTTGACATTTGTTCGGATGGTGATCCAAGTACAATGTATAAGggtttaataaaagttgGTCAAGGTGCCTCTGGCGGTGTTTATACTGCTTATGAAGTTGGTACAAATGCTTCGGTTGCCATCAAACAAATGaatttagaaaaacaaCCAAAGAAAGATTTAATAATCAATGAAATTATTGTGATGAAGCAGAGCAAACATGGCAATATcgttaattttattgactcttatttattaaagggAGAATTGTGGGTTATTATGGAATATATGGAAGGTGGCTCTTTAACTGATGTGGTGACGCATTGTATATTAACAGAAGGCCAGATTGGTGCTGTTTCGAGGGAAACTCTAAAGGGATTGGAATTTTTGCATTCAAAAGGTGTTATTCATAGAGATATCAAGTCCGACAATATTCTATTGAGTATGAATGGTGATATTAAATTGACGGACTTTGGTTTTTGTGCACAAATTAATGAAAGCAACTTGAAAAGAACCACTATGGTTGGTACCCCTTACTGGATGGCACCTGAAGTTGTTTCTAGAAAAGAGTATGGTCCAAAAGTTGATATATGGTCTTTAGGTATTATGATTATAGAAATGATTGATGGTGAACCACCATATTTGAACGAAACTCCCTTAAGAGCTTTATATTTGATTGCTACCAATGGTACACCTAAGTTGAAGGACCCTGAAAGCATTAGCCAGGATTTGACTGCATTTTTAGGCTGGTGTCTTCAAGTTGATCCAGAAAAAAGAGCTACTGCGGGTGAACTATTAAATGATCTTTTCATTACAGATAAAgcagataataataagtcTCTAGCTCCATTAGTTAAATTAGCCCGTATGAAGAAAATCCAAGAAACTTTAGACGATGATGAAACTGAAAATTGA
- the MIF2 gene encoding Mif2p (similar to Saccharomyces cerevisiae YKL089W | MIF2 | MItotic Fidelity of chromosome transmission), with protein MNYMDLGIRSRKMGIKARESLPKDEFSMENIDDFFTDDNISFFHYDNKDSGNNDKRLKTQQNTPGANPFNNNINLAPRQQKLPPQHSINGNNIFSSSQQIPLPPPAPQLYNIPVFAGSSSTQQQLPTNFQNQTRIIGEPKPQIFANTQNTLTSSQYSNPPTLLTGLDQTGSNLNTRVLDEWEEEEEEEEEGEEEEESQKTKKQEMRYQRNVHESNFVTDIDSYGQEVGSYTDQNPNNNDSNNGIYNEPDFNMEEPEQPTEELGEKLPKEMPSNLDVSYMNNLNREVDDISISLTPPRKKPKATDLYGTVPDLIDDNETGNDISEVHTSQNILVEDIREEESDDEDEDYDFDNDDTNELIPEPEEQDEDYEEEDYEEEEEEEELLKDIPQGSESNMEKNLTQRQSYANNTGAEDMAEFDSDSSLELNKRVDPRLSKENTSAARTNKNDDPDDEEFILGQQKEFESEEETSMERPLGLRRSTRIRVPTLDYWRNEKIVYKRNPEKPVLEIADVIRKDPDDDTDEEELMRKQRRKRNLLSNNNVSISGNNNSTSNGKRRGRPKKNMLNNRAEEVNKEILRQVNEGDFPNSKWIKYGLLESTVVKVTKDPGNQDVANAPATVEEDEIIAFAPNRAQTEEVEASDEDNFSLSVMFDKHKELFASGVLKLPIMHGKKAPTNSYNTALTFYVVQGILEVTLYENKFVCTAGSSFQVPAYNNYAFENKGYNEVKLFFVQVTVPDKPENIDISNNKGKNNSIPSIEQKDGKNTTDTFLESDKKKEENLFVQDDDSMEEKEKTSNSSSLSSI; from the coding sequence ATGAATTATATGGATTTGGGTATTAGATCCCGTAAGATGGGAATAAAAGCAAGGGAAAGTTTACCAAAAGATGAATTTAGCATGGAAAATATCGATGATTTCTTTACAGATGAtaatatatcattttttcattatgaTAATAAGGACAGtggtaataatgataaaagaTTGAAAACTCAACAAAATACACCCGGCGCTAATccatttaataacaatataaatttagCTCCTCGTCAACAAAAATTACCTCCTCAACATAGCATAAATGggaataatatatttagcTCCTCTCAGCAGATACCCCTTCCACCGCCAGCACCccaattatataatattccTGTTTTTGCAGGTTCCTCTTCAACTCAACAACAATTGCCAACAAATTTCCAGAATCAAACTAGAATCATAGGAGAACCTAAACCACAAATTTTTGCAAATACTCAAAATACATTGACTTCTTCTCAATATTCTAACCCACCGACACTGTTAACGGGATTAGACCAAACGGGATCTAATTTAAACACAAGAGTTTTAGACGAAtgggaagaagaagaagaagaagaagaagaaggagaagaggaagaagaaagtcAGAAGACAAAAAAGCAGGAAATGCGATACCAAAGAAACGTCCATGAGTCGAATTTTGTGACAGATATTGATTCATATGGTCAAGAAGTGGGAAGCTATACCGATCAAAAtcccaataataatgatagcAATAATGGTATTTATAATGAACCAGATTTTAACATGGAAGAACCAGAACAACCTACAGAGGAACTAGGAGAGAAATTACCCAAAGAAATGCCTTCTAACCTAGACGTGAGCTATATGAATAATCTTAATAGAGAAGTTGATGATATCTCTATTTCCTTAACACcaccaagaaaaaaaccTAAAGCAACAGACTTGTATGGTACTGTTCCAGATTTAATTGATGACAATGAGACAGGGAATGATATTTCAGAAGTGCATACGTCACAGAATATTTTGGTTGAAGATATCCGTGAAGAAGAaagtgatgatgaagatgaagattatgattttgataatgatgatactaATGAGCTGATTCCGGAACCTGAGGAGCAAGATGAAGAttatgaagaagaagattatgaagaagaggaagaagaagaagaactTTTAAAAGACATACCGCAAGGTAGTGAAAGCaatatggaaaaaaatttaacgCAGAGGCAGTCTTACGCTAATAATACTGGTGCCGAAGATATGGCTGAATTTGATAGCGATTCCAGTTtggaattaaataaaagagtAGACCCTAGGTTATCTAAAGAAAATACTAGTGCTGCAAGGACTAACAAAAACGATGATCcagatgatgaagaatttATATTGGGTCAACAAAAAGAGTTTGAATCGGAAGAAGAAACCAGCATGGAACGTCCACTTGGACTAAGAAGATCCACCAGAATACGCGTCCCTACTCTAGATTACTGGaggaatgaaaaaattgtttacAAGAGAAACCCTGAAAAGCCAGTTTTAGAAATAGCTGACGTTATAAGAAAGGATCCTGATGATGATACTGATGAAGAGGAACTAATGAGAAAACAAAGGAGGAAAAGGAACTTATTAAGTAATAACAACGTGTCTATTAgtggaaataataattcaacaTCTAATGGGAAACGTAGAGGTAgaccaaagaaaaatatgttaAATAATCGTGCCGAGGAGGTAAACAAAGAGATTCTTAGACAAGTAAACGAGGGAGATTTCCCCAATTCGAAATGGATAAAGTATGGGTTATTAGAATCAACTGTCGTCAAAGTTACCAAAGACCCAGGTAACCAAGATGTAGCTAATGCACCAGCTACGGTTGAGGAAGATGAAATTATTGCTTTTGCTCCAAACAGAGCACAAACTGAAGAGGTAGAAGCGTCTGATGAGGATAATTTCTCATTATCTGTAATGTTTGATAAACACAAAGAGCTTTTTGCTAGCGGAGTGTTAAAGTTACCCATTATGCACGGCAAAAAGGCACCCACTAATTCTTATAATACAGCATTAACATTTTATGTGGTGCAAGGGATACTAGAAGTCACATTATATGAGAATAAGTTTGTCTGTACAGCTGGGAGTTCCTTTCAAGTACCAGCATACAATAATTATGCTTTCGAAAATAAAGGCTATAATGAGGtaaaactattttttgtaCAGGTTACTGTTCCTGACAAACCGGAAAACATAgatatttcaaataataaaggaaaaaataatagtattcCAAGCATAGAGCAAAAAGACGGAAAAAATACCACAGATACATTTTTGGAAAGTgataaaaagaaggaagAGAATTTATTTGTACAAGATGACGATAGCatggaagaaaaagaaaaaacttCTAATTCTTCAAGTTTATCTAgtatttga
- the CUE2 gene encoding Cue2p (similar to Saccharomyces cerevisiae YKL090W | CUE2 | Coupling of Ubiquitin conjugation to ER degradation) produces MNKKANETTILTLAELFPSMHLDVLTRTLNDADQNLELACSMLLSGNQVVEEPVDQQYEKEEIKVPDKLSEMFPKLSRNFINNILLQEKNDIEKVIPLLLNYEALSNQDIKEQQEIQKAIKNKPTIEETKDQWSKTTKNINKIMDLTGIPETLARNAYFKSNFSTANAIISIIENYKEYTGNNLNAVSLNNNNNNIPINSSPPMSRIKGGKVQSANGYSYKAINFSDNQILKPLSMTQVPKKDNPFSAYRYSATTSQAIELEEILNGNPVLKTINRNFLRKALEFYNGDVDKTILLCKFLIDEKAAALTFKIHEGHSGLVFTPSNYKRKSEPPFRDIPMQENHACINNINTSMNKLSFSAFRSREDYLKAKKMLETMFDTFKLDFHSFTSEETLSILEIALEMWWNEEMTQRELDKCNLSLNKVQYVNPLTIVTGRGLHSIGGRPIIKIKVQKYLNTNGYVFEDGPSYYIVDGRRKKKAPM; encoded by the coding sequence atgaataaaaaagcaAATGAAACCACCATTTTAACATTGGCCGAGCTTTTTCCTAGCATGCATTTGGATGTGTTAACAAGGACTTTAAACGATGCTGATCAAAATTTAGAATTAGCTTGCTCAATGTTATTAAGCGGAAACCAAGTTGTTGAAGAACCGGTTGATCAGCAGTatgaaaaggaagaaataaaagtaCCAGATAAGTTATCTGAAATGTTTCCTAAGTTATCACGGAATTTCATCAACAACATCCTTTTACAAGAGAAAAACGACatagaaaaagttataCCGCTGCTTTTAAACTATGAAGCATTATCCAATCAAGATATCAAAGAGCAACAAGAAATTCAAAAAGccatcaaaaataaaccaacTATTGAGGAGACCAAAGACCAGTGGTCTAAAACTacgaaaaatataaacaaaattatgGATTTGACTGGAATTCCGGAAACTCTGGCGAGAAATGcttattttaaatcaaattttAGCACAGCAAATGCTATTATATCCATTATAGAGAATTATAAAGAATATACTGGAAATAATCTAAATGCAGTTTCattaaacaataataacaacaatatccCTATTAATTCTTCACCTCCGATGTCTAGAATTAAAGGTGGAAAGGTGCAGTCGGCTAATGGATATTCTTATAAAGCTATAAACTTCTCTGATAACCAAATACTTAAGCCATTGTCCATGACCCAAGtaccaaaaaaagacaacCCCTTTTCTGCCTATAGATATTCTGCTACTACAAGCCAAGCCATCGAACTagaagaaatattaaatgGAAATCCGGTTTTGAAAACAATCAATCGTAATTTTTTGAGAAAAGCTTTAGAATTCTATAATGGAGATGTGGATaaaactattttattatgcAAATTCTTAATCGATGAAAAAGCGGCAGctttaacttttaaaatacatGAGGGGCATAGTGGTTTGGTGTTTACGCCGAGcaattataaaagaaaaagtgaACCACCTTTTAGGGATATACCAATGCAAGAGAATCATGCttgtattaataatattaacacCTCAATGAATAAATTATCTTTTAGCGCATTTCGTTCACGCgaagattatttaaaagcTAAAAAAATGCTTGAGACCATGTTTGACACATTCAAGCTAGATTTCCATTCATTTACATCAGAGGAGACTCTGTCAATTCTGGAAATAGCTTTGGAGATGTGGTGGAATGAAGAAATGACACAGAGGGAACTAGACAAATGTAACTTATCTCTAAATAAGGTCCAATATGTGAATCCACTAACGATTGTTACTGGTCGTGGACTTCACAGTATTGGAGGAAGGCcgattattaaaattaaagtgcagaaatatttaaacaCTAATGGATATGTTTTTGAAGATGGACCTTCTTATTATATTGTTGATGgcagaagaaaaaaaaaagcaccTATGTGA